A window of Campylobacter lari subsp. lari contains these coding sequences:
- the ilvN gene encoding acetolactate synthase small subunit, whose product MKRRVISVIVLNEHGVLSRVVGLFSGRGYNIESLTVAPLDDKEFSRINIVTLGDEKVFEQIIKQLHKLIPTYKVIDSSDFIEKETALVKIALNENFAGLDAILKAYNGSVTYSDDEFIVVMASDDAKNIDNFLKTMKKYNPISVVRSGSILMEVK is encoded by the coding sequence ATGAAAAGAAGAGTAATTTCTGTCATTGTATTAAATGAGCATGGGGTATTATCACGCGTTGTTGGGCTTTTTTCAGGGCGTGGTTATAATATAGAATCACTTACTGTTGCACCACTTGATGATAAAGAATTCTCAAGGATAAACATCGTTACTTTAGGTGATGAAAAAGTTTTTGAGCAAATCATAAAACAACTTCATAAACTCATACCTACTTATAAGGTGATTGATTCTAGTGATTTTATAGAAAAAGAAACAGCTTTGGTAAAGATTGCTTTAAATGAAAATTTTGCAGGCTTAGATGCTATATTAAAAGCTTATAATGGCAGTGTAACTTATAGTGATGATGAGTTTATTGTAGTAATGGCAAGTGATGATGCGAAAAATATCGATAACTTTTTAAAAACTATGAAAAAGTATAATCCTATTAGTGTAGTTAGAAGTGGTTCTATTTTAATGGAGGTAAAATGA
- a CDS encoding acetolactate synthase large subunit, translating into MKELNGSQMICEALKEENVKVVFGYPGGAALNIYDEIYKQTHFKHILVRHEQAALHSADAYARMSGEVGVAVVTSGPGFTNTVTGLATAYSDSIPLVLISAQVANSLIGTDAFQEIDAIGISRPCVKHNYLVKNIEELPKILKEAFYIATTGRKGPVHIDIPKDITAAIGKWHYPKEISMKTYKPTYKGNIKQIKKLVSLIKNAQKPLFYLGGGCVASNASDELRELIHFCQIPAVETLMALGTLRSDDELNLKMAGMHGSYCANIALSECDLLIAVGARFDDRITGKTSEFAKGAKIVHIDIDPSSISKIIEAHFPIVGDIKSVILDTLEELKKESFDNTKYQEWFKTLQRYQQLYPLIYEDSDEVLKPQWVIEECARLAPDARIITDVGQHQMWVAQFYPFNYARQLATSGGQGTMGYSLPAALGAKLAVGEEVVVNFVGDGSFLMNIQELMTASAYKIKVINIILNNSFLGMVRQWQSMFYKERFSNTDLTSQPDFITIAKGFHCEGYNVCNKEEFQKAFKAALESKKTCVLNVAIDRYEDVLPMVPAGGAIYNMILPSYKNKDKK; encoded by the coding sequence ATGAAAGAGCTAAATGGCTCGCAAATGATTTGTGAAGCATTAAAAGAAGAAAATGTTAAAGTAGTTTTTGGTTATCCTGGTGGTGCTGCTTTAAATATTTATGATGAAATTTATAAGCAAACTCATTTTAAACATATCCTAGTTAGACACGAGCAAGCAGCCTTACATAGTGCTGATGCTTATGCTAGAATGAGTGGTGAGGTTGGCGTGGCGGTAGTTACAAGTGGACCTGGTTTTACCAATACAGTTACAGGTTTAGCTACTGCTTATAGTGATTCTATACCTTTGGTTTTAATTTCAGCTCAAGTTGCAAATTCTTTAATAGGAACCGATGCCTTTCAAGAAATCGATGCTATAGGTATTTCAAGACCTTGTGTAAAACATAATTATTTAGTAAAAAATATTGAAGAATTACCTAAAATTTTAAAAGAAGCTTTTTATATTGCTACAACAGGTAGAAAAGGGCCTGTGCATATTGATATACCTAAGGATATTACTGCTGCTATAGGTAAATGGCACTATCCTAAAGAAATTTCTATGAAAACTTACAAGCCAACCTATAAAGGAAATATCAAGCAAATTAAAAAATTAGTAAGTTTGATTAAAAATGCTCAAAAACCTTTATTTTATCTAGGTGGAGGTTGTGTAGCTTCTAATGCTAGTGATGAATTAAGAGAATTAATTCATTTTTGTCAAATTCCTGCAGTTGAAACCTTGATGGCTCTAGGGACTTTAAGAAGTGATGATGAGCTTAATTTAAAAATGGCAGGTATGCATGGGAGCTATTGTGCAAATATTGCTTTAAGTGAGTGTGATTTGCTCATTGCTGTGGGTGCTAGGTTTGATGATAGGATTACTGGTAAAACAAGTGAGTTTGCTAAGGGTGCAAAAATCGTTCATATTGATATAGATCCAAGTTCTATTTCTAAAATCATTGAAGCGCATTTTCCTATAGTTGGGGATATTAAAAGTGTTATTTTAGATACCTTAGAAGAATTAAAAAAAGAAAGCTTTGATAATACAAAATACCAAGAATGGTTTAAAACTTTACAAAGATATCAGCAATTATATCCTTTAATCTATGAAGATAGTGATGAAGTTTTAAAACCTCAATGGGTTATAGAAGAATGCGCTAGATTAGCTCCTGATGCAAGGATAATTACTGATGTAGGACAGCATCAAATGTGGGTAGCGCAATTTTATCCTTTTAATTATGCAAGACAACTTGCAACAAGTGGTGGACAAGGAACTATGGGTTATTCTTTACCGGCTGCACTTGGAGCTAAATTAGCTGTAGGTGAAGAAGTGGTGGTAAATTTTGTAGGTGATGGTTCTTTTTTAATGAATATACAAGAGTTAATGACTGCAAGTGCTTATAAAATCAAAGTGATTAATATCATTTTAAATAATTCTTTTTTAGGCATGGTAAGACAATGGCAAAGTATGTTTTATAAAGAAAGATTTTCTAATACAGATTTAACAAGTCAACCTGATTTTATTACTATTGCTAAAGGTTTTCATTGTGAGGGTTATAATGTTTGCAATAAAGAAGAATTTCAAAAAGCTTTCAAAGCAGCCTTAGAATCTAAAAAAACTTGTGTTTTAAATGTGGCTATAGATCGTTATGAAGATGTATTACCTATGGTACCTGCAGGGGGAGCTATTTATAATATGATTTTACCTAGCTATAAAAACAAGGATAAAAAATGA